The nucleotide window TCATAAGTCATTTTGTTAAATTGAAAGCTTTTCTTCTTGAATGATTAGCCAAATATCTCTATAGTTatatactcaggggaaaatctgaTTTTATCTATGAAATGTAATTATTTTGTAAGGCAAATATCTacttttgaaaggaaaagaacattttagaCCATTTATAATCAGAAACATTTTTTGGTTTAGTTGATTGGTTAGTGGTAATCCTTTTCTAACCATTACTGATTCATTGATAGTTGCCTATTGATGTTTCCTTATTGTATTTAATTGGTctaaaagttcatttaaaaaaaatcacagcccTGTATGAATTGCCTAGCATTCTCTTGTTGGCAATATCAGTTCCAGAATGTCTACCTCATCTTGATTTTTAGTGGAGCCTTATGATTAAGAGTCCTTTTTTCTGGGGGTAGCAGTTGAGACTTATCATTTTGGGTACATTGACTGCTGAACTGACATAATTTGCTTCATTTGgttataaataaggaaaaggaattaaTGCACACTTCACTATGGAATAACAGTGGGTTCTCTTTAAATGTTTTAGCTTGCCAAAAGTAGTGAAGCGACGGGTGAATGCTCTCAAAAACCTTCAGGTGAAATGTGCACAGATAGAAGCTAAGTTCTATGAGGAAGTTCATGCTCTTGAAAGAAAGTATGCTGTTCTTTACCAGCCACTTTTTGATAAGGTAATGTACTCTGTCATTTTATCCAATATATGCAATATTAAAACAAGGAAATTTATGCTTTTAGTTACAATGAACAGAATTAAGTGTTTTAGTTTCTCGACCTAATGTCAAAGTGGTTATTATCGTGTGCCTGGTGATAGATACCATTGATAAAAGGGTAAGAGTCCAGTGTCTCTTGGTCTTGTAGTGTGcccaaaggggaaaagaatcCCTAATTTTATGTGGTTGTTGCTTGAGAAAAAAGACTTTGTGTGGCAGTGACTCTTACTAATTAAGTAATTCCATTGGGAATAGAAAATATAAGAGGCCAGCCAGGTGGCTTTGTGGAATGAGATCTTccttcctagttgcatgaccctgggcaaatcacttaacattcattgcctagtccttactgcttgaatgctttggaaccaatacacagtggtGATTCTAAAACACAGACGGGTCTGGTattaaaaaatttggaaactataAATTTAAAGGTGTAATATGGTTTAATCATTTCAGAGAAGTGAAATCATCAATGCAATTTATGAACCTACAGAGGAAGAATGTGAGTGGAAAGcagatgatgatgaagaaattTCAGTGAGTactttttttagaattatataacTTCTAATCACTAAGGTAATAGCATGTTTAAATGTTCTTTACCCaaaaattaaatgtgaatttAGAGGGTTACAACAAATGATATCACATTTAATAGTGAGACAAAAATGTACTCCAAAACTATTttgcctcactttttttttttgattgagaggaaaatgaaaaacctGAAAAGTAAAAGTGAACCAGAAAGGGTAATTAAGCTTAGTAAGTAACACTTGTATTTTTTCaaggaggaaatgaaagagaaggcTAAGcttgaagaggagaaaaaagatgaagaaaaagaagacccTAAAGGAATTCCTGAATTTTGGCtgactgtttttaaaaatgttgacttGCTCAGTGATATGGTTCAGGTAATTTAAATTCATATTACAAATGCTGGGGAGGTTCACATGAGATTATATATCTGCCTAGCATACCACCATTTATTTGACACATTAAAAGAGACATTTATTAATGTCTCGTGTTTGACTAAATTAAATGCAAATTGGTTTGGTGTAAGTTGAttcagagctttaaaaaaaagtcataggtTAGTGCCATATGACCAGTTGtgttagattttatttttgtataactcAGTGTAGTCTTCTTAGTGACAGCTACTTGCCTCCTGAATATTATGACATCTGAGCCACTGTTGGGGATGAATGGATCGTACCTCTTGCTTTCTGCTTTGCCAAGGATAGAAAGAGTTTTCCAAACTTATCGTCCACTTTATGGCGTTCTTTAACAACTATCTCTTTTGGTCTGAGGTATAGCACCTACATAATAGGATTCACTGGCTAAGCATTAAGAAGATAATAAAATAGTAAGATTAATTATTGTGTTGatcaaatttaattatttttttgggggggaaacagTTCTTGTatacattttctttaatattcaaATCCATTTTGAAAACtaccttttccttttacttgaaggaaCATGATGAACCTATTCTGAAGCATTTGAAAGATATTAAAGTGAAGTTCTCAGATGCTGGACAGCCTATGGTAAATGATTTAAGAATAATAATTCTACTATAATCTTAATTTGGAGTCTGACTGCTAGATGGGGTTATTGGCGGGTGGGGAGTGTACACAAGTATACTCTTTGCAAGCAAGAGTCAGGATGTATGAAAATTTATGTTCTTGTGAAAATTGAGTAAGGCTAGTATAGAACCTGTATTTCTTAGTATTTGGCCATTTTTGAAATttcaagtgaaataaaaataaaattcatttagtaTTCCAGAAGGCTTTCATTTAGTGGGATGGTAACAAAACCATAACATCTTATCTTAATCTTTGCAATCATTTTTAGAGTTTTACATTAGAATTTCACTTTGAACCCAATgaatatttcacaaatgaggtGTTGATGAAGACATACCGGATGCGGTCAGAGCCAGATGATTCTGATCCCTTCTCCTTTGATGGACCAGAAATTATGAGTTGCACAGGGTGAGATTATTTTGATGGCTTcaaaacacttgataacttttgtgTAACCCAgtagaagtgcttattggatctgggaaggggaggggggaaagaaaatgaaatatataaacatggaaaaatatttaccccccccccccccaaaaaaaaaaccaaattctagataaaatgttttttgttttatttgtatttataaaggAATGTCTTTTACCTTAATTGAGTGCTAGTATTTCAGAGGTGGACTTATATTTGTGATTTCTTGTCCTGTCAGCATCTTAATAGTATAATCTCCTTAAATAATAGTTAGTCTCTGTACCTTTGCCCGGACTTTTTTACAtggtctttttttatttccttactcCTTTCCCCAaactattttgtatatacatgttttcccccagtagaatatgtaagctcctcgaggaaagcaaatttgatttgatttttttatctttgtattcctggtatcTAGTACATGGtgggtaagtgcttaataaatgcttgttgtttggcTGATTTGTATTCCACCTAACAGTACAGTTCCTTCCAAAGAGTAGTTGGATTATAGTTAAATGAAttaatcaaattttaaaacaaaatttgtttcattaaaagtGCTTGTTAAGGGAattctaggtgactcagtggatagaaagccagccctggagatgggaggccataggctcaaatctgtccttaaatatttccaactgtgtgaccctggtcaagtcactttaacccccagtTGGCCTAACCTTTATTACTCTTTTGCTTTAAAtccaatactgattctaagacagaaggtaaggatttttttttcctaaaaaagtGCTTATAGGAGAAACATTTTTATTACTCTGCTGTGGACTTAAGCTAATTGCAAATGCCATGTTCCCACAAAATTTGTAATCATATTTGTCTTgtagtttatatttatacatattttttaaaagattagaaaaaagaatgagtatTATAATTGTGAttaaaacttccttatttctcaaAGGTGTCAGGTAGactggaaaaaagggaaaaatgttaCTTTGAAAACTATTAAGAAGAAGCAGAAACACAAGGGACGGGGGACTGTTCGAACTGTGACAAAAACAGTTTCCAATGattctttcttcaatttcttttctcctcctgaaGGTAAACAGTCCTTTAATTTGGGATTGGGTGGATGCTTGTGTTATTTTATTATAGTCTATagtcttaccttttttttttctttctttccttctctttgccaTTTACCTATAGTCCCTGAGAGTGGAGACCTGGTGAgttgaattgttttct belongs to Gracilinanus agilis isolate LMUSP501 chromosome 5, AgileGrace, whole genome shotgun sequence and includes:
- the NAP1L1 gene encoding nucleosome assembly protein 1-like 1 isoform X1, whose product is MADIDNKETELDQQDMEDVEEVEEEETGEDANSKARQLTVQMMQNPQILAALQERLDGLVGTSTGYIESLPKVVKRRVNALKNLQVKCAQIEAKFYEEVHALERKYAVLYQPLFDKRSEIINAIYEPTEEECEWKADDDEEISEEMKEKAKLEEEKKDEEKEDPKGIPEFWLTVFKNVDLLSDMVQEHDEPILKHLKDIKVKFSDAGQPMSFTLEFHFEPNEYFTNEVLMKTYRMRSEPDDSDPFSFDGPEIMSCTGCQVDWKKGKNVTLKTIKKKQKHKGRGTVRTVTKTVSNDSFFNFFSPPEVPESGDLDDDAEAILAADFEIGHFLRERIVPRSVLYFTGEAIEDDDDDYDEEGEEADDEEGEEEADEENDPEYDPKKDPNPAECKQQ
- the NAP1L1 gene encoding nucleosome assembly protein 1-like 1 isoform X3, with the protein product MADIDNKETELDQQDMEDVEEVEEEETGEDANSKARQLTVQMMQNPQILAALQERLDGLVGTSTGYIESLPKVVKRRVNALKNLQVKCAQIEAKFYEEVHALERKYAVLYQPLFDKRSEIINAIYEPTEEECEWKADDDEEISEEMKEKAKLEEEKKDEEKEDPKGIPEFWLTVFKNVDLLSDMVQEHDEPILKHLKDIKVKFSDAGQPMSFTLEFHFEPNEYFTNEVLMKTYRMRSEPDDSDPFSFDGPEIMSCTGCQVDWKKGKNVTLKTIKKKQKHKGRGTVRTVTKTVSNDSFFNFFSPPEVPESGDLDDDAEAILAADFEIGHFLRERIVPRSVLYFTGEAIEDDDDDYDEEGEEADDEGYQLFEEVKSCSKFFQRWLQ
- the NAP1L1 gene encoding nucleosome assembly protein 1-like 1 isoform X2: MADIDNKETELDQQDMEDVEEVEEEETGEDANSKARQLTVQMMQNPQILAALQERLDGLVGTSTGYIESLPKVVKRRVNALKNLQVKCAQIEAKFYEEVHALERKYAVLYQPLFDKRSEIINAIYEPTEEECEWKADDDEEISEMKEKAKLEEEKKDEEKEDPKGIPEFWLTVFKNVDLLSDMVQEHDEPILKHLKDIKVKFSDAGQPMSFTLEFHFEPNEYFTNEVLMKTYRMRSEPDDSDPFSFDGPEIMSCTGCQVDWKKGKNVTLKTIKKKQKHKGRGTVRTVTKTVSNDSFFNFFSPPEVPESGDLDDDAEAILAADFEIGHFLRERIVPRSVLYFTGEAIEDDDDDYDEEGEEADDEEGEEEADEENDPEYDPKKDPNPAECKQQ